The Tenacibaculum jejuense genome includes a window with the following:
- the lipA gene encoding lipoyl synthase, translating into MSDNLATTITNPPSERVKKPKWLRVKLPVGKKYTELRGLVDKYKLNTICTSGSCPNMGECWGEGTATFMILGNICTRSCGFCGVKTGRPETVEWDEPEKVARSIKIMNIKHAVITSVDRDDLKDGGSIIWAETVQAIRRANPNTTLETLIPDFQGNEKLIDRIIEVHPEVVSHNMETVRRLTREVRIQAKYDRSLGVLKYLKENGMRTKSGMMLGLGETEEEVIQTMTDLRNVGLDVITIGQYLQPTKKHLPVKEFITPDQFKKYEELGKEMGFMYVESGALVRSSYKAHKHAS; encoded by the coding sequence ATGTCTGATAATTTAGCTACAACAATTACTAACCCACCTAGTGAGAGAGTAAAAAAACCAAAATGGTTACGTGTTAAATTACCTGTGGGTAAAAAATACACAGAACTTCGTGGCTTAGTTGATAAATATAAACTTAATACAATATGTACAAGTGGTAGTTGTCCTAACATGGGAGAATGTTGGGGAGAAGGTACTGCTACATTTATGATTTTAGGGAACATCTGTACAAGATCTTGTGGGTTTTGTGGAGTAAAAACAGGAAGACCTGAAACGGTAGAATGGGATGAACCAGAAAAGGTAGCTCGTTCTATAAAAATCATGAATATTAAGCATGCTGTAATTACTTCTGTAGATCGTGATGATTTGAAAGATGGAGGCTCTATAATTTGGGCTGAAACTGTACAAGCTATCAGAAGAGCAAATCCGAATACTACTTTAGAAACTTTAATTCCAGATTTTCAAGGGAATGAAAAACTAATTGATCGTATTATAGAAGTTCACCCTGAAGTTGTTTCTCACAACATGGAAACCGTTCGTAGATTAACACGTGAAGTTAGAATTCAAGCAAAATATGATAGAAGTTTAGGAGTTTTAAAATACTTGAAGGAAAATGGAATGAGAACCAAATCAGGTATGATGCTTGGTTTGGGTGAAACTGAAGAGGAAGTAATACAAACTATGACAGATTTAAGAAATGTTGGTTTAGATGTTATAACTATAGGGCAATATTTACAGCCTACCAAAAAACATTTACCTGTTAAAGAATTTATTACACCAGATCAGTTCAAAAAATATGAAGAACTTGGTAAAGAAATGGGCTTTATGTATGTAGAGAGTGGAGCTTTAGTACGTTCATCGTACAAGGCACATAAACATGCTAGCTAA
- a CDS encoding PLP-dependent cysteine synthase family protein: protein MKYAKNILETIGNTPLVKINTLAEELPCLVLSKYETFNPGNSVKDRMALKMIEDAEADGRLKPGGTIIEGTSGNTGMGLALAAIVKGYKCVFVMADKQSKEKIDILKAVGAEVVVCPTNVEPDDPRSYYSVSKRLAEETENAWYVNQYDNPSNAKGHYESTGPEIWEQTEGKITHFVVGVGTGGTISGVGKYLKEQNPDVKVWGIDTYGSVFKKYHETGIFDENEIYPYVTEGIGEDILPKNVDFSIIDGFTKVTDKDAAVYTQLLAKKEGMFLGNSAGAAMKGLLQLKEHFNEDDVVVVLFHDHGSRYVGKMFNDEWMKKMGYLE from the coding sequence ATGAAATACGCAAAGAATATTCTAGAGACTATTGGAAATACTCCTTTAGTTAAGATAAATACATTAGCTGAAGAGCTGCCTTGTTTGGTTTTATCTAAATATGAAACATTTAATCCAGGAAATTCTGTTAAGGATAGAATGGCTTTAAAAATGATTGAAGACGCAGAAGCAGACGGAAGATTAAAGCCAGGAGGAACAATTATTGAGGGTACTTCAGGAAATACAGGAATGGGATTAGCTTTAGCTGCAATTGTAAAGGGATACAAATGTGTATTTGTAATGGCAGATAAGCAGAGTAAAGAAAAGATAGATATTTTAAAAGCAGTAGGAGCAGAGGTTGTTGTTTGTCCTACAAATGTAGAGCCAGATGATCCTAGAAGTTATTATTCGGTTTCAAAAAGGTTAGCAGAGGAGACAGAAAATGCTTGGTATGTTAATCAATACGATAACCCAAGTAATGCAAAAGGACACTATGAAAGTACGGGTCCTGAAATTTGGGAACAAACAGAAGGAAAAATTACCCATTTTGTAGTTGGTGTAGGTACTGGAGGAACTATTTCTGGTGTTGGAAAATATTTGAAAGAACAAAATCCAGATGTTAAAGTTTGGGGTATAGATACTTATGGTTCTGTATTTAAAAAGTATCATGAAACTGGTATTTTTGATGAAAATGAAATTTATCCTTACGTAACTGAAGGTATTGGAGAAGATATTTTACCAAAAAATGTTGACTTTAGTATTATTGATGGATTTACAAAGGTTACAGATAAAGATGCTGCGGTTTATACACAGTTATTAGCTAAAAAAGAAGGAATGTTTTTAGGAAACTCTGCAGGAGCAGCAATGAAAGGTCTTTTGCAGTTAAAAGAACATTTTAATGAAGACGATGTAGTTGTGGTTTTATTCCATGATCATGGAAGTCGTTATGTTGGAAAAATGTTCAACGACGAATGGATGAAAAAAATGGGATATTTAGAATAA
- a CDS encoding helicase HerA-like domain-containing protein — protein sequence MSQTESFFNYINEGYKCKGDFITLGAGMLGEETATNALVNIPLKTLNRHGLIAGATGTGKTKTLQILAENMSEKGIPVLLMDVKGDLSGLAQPSPGHPKIDERHEKIGIPFDAKKFPIEILSISEQDGVRLRATVSEFGPVLLSRILDLTETQSGIVAIIFKYCDDNQLPLLDLKDFKKMLQFITAEGKEEISAEYGRISTSSTGAILRKIVELEQQGGELFFGEKSFEVDDLTRVDENGRGVISVLRLTDIQDKPKLFSTFMLQLLAEVYETFPEQGDSGRPELIIFIDEAHLVFDEASKALLSQIESIVKLIRSKGIGLYFVTQNPKDVPEDVLAQLGMKVQHALRAFTAKDRKALKLAAENYPDSDFYNTSEVLTQLGIGEAFVTVLNEKGIPTPLARTMLRAPMSRMDILTEREIQEVIGNSKLVKKYNDTIDRESAYELLGEKIDSINKKKSEEDRRKEEEKLSRKRSTSSSRRSTRQNPVVKVLTSATFIRAVFGILKKVI from the coding sequence ATGAGTCAAACGGAGTCTTTCTTCAATTACATAAATGAAGGGTACAAATGCAAAGGAGATTTTATTACGTTGGGTGCAGGTATGTTAGGAGAAGAAACTGCAACTAACGCTTTAGTAAATATACCTTTAAAAACGCTTAACAGACATGGGTTAATTGCTGGTGCCACAGGTACGGGTAAAACTAAAACGTTACAGATTTTAGCAGAAAATATGTCTGAGAAAGGTATTCCCGTTTTATTAATGGATGTAAAAGGTGATTTGAGTGGATTGGCACAGCCTAGTCCTGGACATCCAAAAATAGATGAACGTCACGAGAAAATTGGTATTCCGTTTGATGCTAAAAAATTTCCAATAGAAATTTTATCAATATCTGAACAAGATGGAGTTCGTTTACGAGCAACAGTTTCTGAATTTGGTCCAGTTCTATTGTCTAGAATTTTAGATTTAACAGAAACACAATCAGGAATTGTAGCTATCATTTTTAAATATTGTGATGATAATCAATTACCTCTTTTAGATCTTAAGGATTTTAAAAAAATGCTCCAATTTATTACTGCGGAAGGAAAAGAAGAAATTTCTGCAGAGTATGGTAGAATTTCAACTTCTAGTACTGGAGCAATTTTAAGAAAAATTGTAGAATTAGAACAACAAGGCGGAGAGTTATTTTTCGGTGAAAAATCGTTTGAAGTTGATGATTTAACCAGAGTTGATGAAAATGGTAGAGGTGTAATATCTGTACTAAGATTAACTGATATTCAAGATAAACCGAAGCTGTTTTCAACGTTTATGTTACAATTATTAGCTGAAGTTTACGAAACATTTCCTGAACAAGGTGATAGTGGTAGACCAGAGTTAATTATTTTTATAGATGAAGCACATTTGGTTTTTGATGAAGCTTCAAAAGCATTATTAAGTCAAATAGAAAGTATTGTTAAATTAATACGATCAAAAGGTATAGGATTATATTTTGTAACTCAGAACCCTAAAGACGTTCCAGAAGATGTTTTGGCTCAGTTAGGTATGAAAGTACAGCATGCTTTACGTGCATTTACTGCAAAAGACCGAAAAGCATTAAAGTTAGCAGCGGAGAATTACCCTGATTCAGATTTTTACAATACAAGTGAAGTTTTAACTCAGTTAGGTATTGGTGAAGCTTTTGTAACTGTTTTAAATGAAAAAGGTATTCCAACTCCTTTGGCAAGAACCATGCTAAGAGCTCCAATGAGTAGAATGGATATTTTAACAGAGAGAGAAATTCAAGAGGTTATAGGAAACTCTAAATTGGTTAAGAAGTACAACGATACTATTGATAGAGAAAGTGCATATGAATTATTAGGTGAGAAAATTGATAGTATCAACAAGAAAAAATCAGAGGAAGATAGAAGAAAAGAAGAAGAAAAGTTAAGTAGAAAAAGAAGTACTAGTAGTTCGAGGCGAAGTACACGTCAAAACCCTGTTGTAAAAGTATTAACAAGTGCTACATTTATTCGTGCTGTGTTTGGTATTTTAAAGAAAGTTATTTAA
- a CDS encoding RidA family protein, which translates to MKLLNILTLTIIILISSCTTNDSTNHIKTPNEKEDLIFHSSKLERKKNAPFSDAVEVGNTLYLAGQVGINPETKKLPEGGIGPETRQTLENIKAVLAAHGSDLEHVVKCTVILSTTDDFAAFNKIFREYFPKNKPARTTFAAGLLVGAKIEIDVIAVKADGFKDARVN; encoded by the coding sequence ATGAAATTACTGAATATCTTAACTTTAACTATTATAATACTTATTTCTTCTTGTACTACAAATGATAGTACAAATCATATCAAAACACCTAATGAAAAAGAAGACTTAATCTTTCATAGTTCTAAATTAGAACGTAAAAAAAATGCTCCTTTTTCAGATGCTGTTGAAGTTGGTAATACATTGTATTTAGCAGGTCAGGTTGGTATTAATCCTGAAACTAAAAAATTACCTGAAGGAGGTATTGGTCCGGAAACAAGACAAACTTTAGAAAATATAAAAGCTGTTTTAGCAGCACACGGTTCAGATTTAGAACATGTAGTAAAATGTACCGTAATTTTATCTACTACAGATGATTTTGCGGCGTTTAATAAAATTTTTCGTGAATATTTCCCTAAAAATAAGCCTGCAAGAACTACATTTGCAGCCGGTTTGCTCGTAGGGGCAAAAATTGAGATTGATGTAATAGCGGTAAAAGCAGATGGATTTAAAGACGCAAGAGTTAATTAA
- a CDS encoding 7-carboxy-7-deazaguanine synthase QueE gives MDLKTQELIKKGEMLPLMEEFYTIQGEGAHTGTAAYFIRIGGCDVGCHWCDVKESWDANLHPPTLTDQIVTNAKKYAETVVVTGGEPLMWSLDYITKQLQAKGMKTHIETSGAYKFSGVWDWFCLSPKKTKLPLHKAYEEADELKMIIHNKNDFEFAEEQAAKVNNNCKLYLQPEWSKRDKMIPLIIDYVMNHPKWKISLQTHKYLNIP, from the coding sequence ATGGATTTAAAGACGCAAGAGTTAATTAAAAAAGGAGAAATGCTTCCTTTAATGGAAGAATTTTATACCATACAAGGTGAAGGAGCCCATACGGGAACAGCAGCTTATTTTATTAGAATTGGTGGTTGTGATGTTGGTTGTCATTGGTGTGATGTTAAAGAAAGTTGGGATGCAAATTTACACCCACCAACTTTAACAGATCAAATAGTTACCAATGCTAAAAAATACGCAGAAACTGTTGTTGTTACTGGTGGAGAACCTTTAATGTGGAGTTTAGATTATATTACTAAACAATTGCAAGCTAAAGGAATGAAAACACACATAGAAACTTCTGGAGCTTACAAATTCTCTGGCGTTTGGGATTGGTTTTGTTTATCTCCCAAAAAAACAAAATTACCTCTACATAAAGCTTATGAGGAAGCCGACGAACTCAAAATGATCATTCACAATAAAAATGATTTTGAGTTTGCTGAAGAACAAGCCGCAAAAGTTAATAATAACTGTAAGCTTTATTTACAACCTGAGTGGAGCAAGCGAGATAAAATGATTCCTTTAATTATAGATTATGTAATGAATCATCCTAAATGGAAAATTTCCTTACAAACACACAAATACTTAAATATACCATAA
- a CDS encoding tetratricopeptide repeat-containing sensor histidine kinase, with protein sequence MDSIQSWINQSKNKNLDLSSKKYLLTKAYKFIIKNKLETPIHLSSIAYEFYNLNDSINFFSINKVAVETSLKLNNDYALGDSYWNFATYYAAKENNQKAYKYFNNAFKSFNKGNFKFEMARVLFGMAKIKGEYKDYNHSEILNIKSIKLLKELKNHKFLFTGYVHLARLQEDIKEYDKALNYYEKAKKHLKKLKKIPVKFNFIENNIANIYIEKEKYSIALKFYEKNLAKEITKIHLARVLDNRAFCKLQMKDTLNVKKDFFHALHIRDSLNNKTGILMSKIRISDYYSYMKDTINAIQYAKEANLLAEELKNGRDYLTSLKQLSNLDKKNSKKYLDRYIQYNDSLITVERKAQNKFTRIEFETDEHIEEKERLGQQLIWIIGGSISIILISTLLYFLRVQKVRNEKLQLEADQQKANEEVYVLTLQQQAKLEEERVKERNRISAELHDGILGKLFGTRVNLGFLGMQMNTDTQEKQQAYLDELQSIEKEIREVSHKLSDNFNDANINFTTIIKQLLSDKSVIGQFTTHFKSDDTIVWNDISEVTKANVYRIIQEALQNIIKHAKAKNVTLAFSNENEKLVIQITDDGVGFDTKKSRKGIGIKNINSRVAKLLGNVSFTSEPNKGTHLQIKIPIT encoded by the coding sequence TTGGATAGTATTCAAAGCTGGATTAATCAATCAAAAAATAAAAACTTAGATTTATCTAGCAAAAAATACTTATTAACTAAAGCTTATAAATTTATTATAAAAAATAAACTTGAAACTCCAATTCATTTGAGTTCAATAGCTTATGAATTTTATAATTTAAATGATTCTATTAACTTTTTCTCAATAAACAAAGTAGCTGTTGAAACTTCATTAAAATTAAATAATGACTATGCTCTTGGTGATTCTTATTGGAATTTTGCGACTTATTATGCTGCAAAGGAAAATAATCAGAAAGCATACAAGTATTTCAATAACGCTTTTAAATCCTTTAATAAAGGTAATTTTAAATTTGAAATGGCTAGAGTTCTATTTGGAATGGCTAAAATAAAGGGTGAATATAAAGATTATAACCATAGTGAAATATTAAATATTAAATCTATAAAGTTATTAAAAGAATTAAAAAATCATAAATTTTTATTTACTGGCTATGTACACCTAGCAAGGTTACAAGAAGATATAAAAGAATATGACAAAGCTCTTAATTATTATGAAAAGGCTAAAAAGCATTTAAAAAAATTAAAAAAAATACCTGTAAAATTTAATTTTATTGAAAACAACATAGCCAATATATATATTGAAAAGGAAAAATATTCAATCGCTTTAAAGTTCTATGAAAAAAATTTAGCGAAAGAAATAACTAAAATTCATTTAGCTAGAGTATTAGATAATAGAGCATTTTGCAAACTGCAAATGAAAGATACTTTGAATGTTAAAAAAGATTTCTTTCATGCTCTCCATATTAGAGATAGTTTAAATAATAAAACAGGAATTTTAATGAGTAAAATTAGAATTTCAGATTATTATTCTTATATGAAAGATACTATTAATGCTATACAATATGCTAAGGAAGCAAACCTCTTAGCTGAAGAATTAAAAAATGGTAGAGATTATTTAACATCTTTAAAACAACTTTCAAATTTAGATAAGAAAAACTCTAAGAAATATTTAGATCGTTATATTCAGTATAATGACAGTTTAATTACGGTAGAGCGTAAAGCTCAAAATAAATTTACTCGTATAGAGTTTGAAACTGATGAACATATTGAAGAGAAAGAACGTTTAGGTCAGCAATTGATATGGATTATCGGTGGTAGTATTAGTATTATTTTAATTTCTACCCTGCTCTACTTTTTACGTGTACAAAAAGTACGAAATGAGAAACTTCAATTAGAAGCTGATCAGCAAAAAGCAAATGAAGAAGTATACGTATTAACACTTCAGCAACAAGCGAAATTAGAAGAAGAACGCGTTAAAGAACGTAACAGAATTTCAGCTGAATTACATGATGGTATTTTAGGAAAGTTATTTGGTACAAGAGTTAATCTCGGCTTTTTAGGTATGCAAATGAATACTGATACTCAAGAAAAACAGCAGGCATATTTAGATGAATTGCAAAGTATCGAAAAAGAAATTCGTGAAGTTTCTCATAAATTAAGTGATAATTTTAATGATGCTAATATTAACTTTACCACTATTATTAAACAGCTGCTTTCAGACAAAAGTGTTATTGGTCAGTTTACTACACATTTTAAAAGTGATGACACCATTGTTTGGAATGATATTAGTGAAGTAACTAAAGCCAATGTTTATCGAATAATTCAGGAAGCTTTACAGAATATTATTAAGCATGCAAAGGCAAAAAATGTTACTTTAGCTTTCTCGAATGAAAACGAAAAACTAGTCATTCAAATCACCGATGATGGTGTTGGTTTTGATACTAAAAAGAGTAGAAAAGGAATAGGAATTAAAAATATTAATTCAAGAGTTGCAAAATTACTGGGTAACGTTTCGTTTACATCTGAACCTAATAAAGGAACCCATTTGCAAATTAAAATACCTATAACCTAA
- a CDS encoding response regulator gives MIAKKYNALIIDDHPLIAEAYKSAFTFIENQKDGVSFHISMANDCDTACEILKDYAKNNDHLDIVFLDMRLPASKDGTILSGEDLGIKINAMLPETRIIVSTTFNDNYRVHSILKNINPDGFLVKNDITPPQLVQAIEEVLCDPPFYSKTVTKIMRNEVSSEYFIDDVDRKIMYQLSIGTMMKDLPDMVHLSLRAIEKRKRQLKKIFDITSTDDRELIHVAKDKGFI, from the coding sequence ATGATAGCAAAAAAGTATAATGCCCTAATTATTGATGATCACCCACTAATCGCAGAAGCTTACAAAAGTGCCTTTACTTTTATTGAAAATCAGAAAGATGGAGTATCTTTTCATATTTCAATGGCCAATGATTGTGATACAGCCTGTGAGATTTTAAAGGATTACGCTAAAAATAATGATCATTTGGATATCGTGTTTTTAGACATGCGTTTGCCAGCTTCTAAAGATGGGACTATACTTTCTGGTGAAGATTTGGGTATTAAAATTAATGCAATGCTACCAGAAACAAGAATTATTGTTTCTACTACTTTTAATGATAATTATAGAGTTCATAGTATTTTAAAAAATATTAATCCTGATGGCTTTTTAGTAAAAAATGACATTACGCCTCCGCAATTAGTACAAGCTATAGAAGAAGTTCTCTGCGATCCTCCGTTTTATAGTAAAACAGTAACAAAAATTATGCGTAATGAAGTATCTAGCGAATATTTTATTGATGATGTAGATCGAAAAATCATGTATCAGCTTTCTATTGGTACTATGATGAAAGATTTACCTGATATGGTACATTTATCGCTAAGAGCTATAGAAAAGCGTAAAAGACAGCTTAAAAAGATTTTTGATATTACTAGCACAGATGATCGTGAATTAATTCATGTAGCCAAAGATAAAGGATTTATTTAG
- a CDS encoding acetyl-CoA carboxylase carboxyltransferase subunit alpha, whose translation MEYLDFEMPIKDLEDQLAKCHDIGKESEIDVTETCSKIEKKLEKAKKDIYKNLTPWQRVQLSRHPNRPYTLDYIKAICGDTFMELHGDRNVRDDKAMIGGLGKIGNQSFMFIGQQKGYNTKTRQYRNFGMANPEGYRKALRLMKMAEKFGIPVVTLLDTPGAYPGLEAEERGQGEAIARNIFEMTRLKTPIITIVIGEGASGGALGIGVGDRVYMMENTWYTVISPESCSSILWRSWEFKEQAAAALKLTGDDMKKLKLIDGIITEPVGGAHANRQGAFEAVQEQILKAFDELKDLDEVSLISKRMDKYANMGVYKE comes from the coding sequence ATGGAATATTTAGATTTTGAAATGCCAATTAAGGACTTAGAGGATCAGTTGGCAAAATGTCATGATATTGGGAAAGAAAGTGAGATAGATGTTACTGAAACATGTAGTAAGATCGAAAAGAAGTTAGAAAAGGCAAAAAAAGATATTTATAAAAACTTAACTCCTTGGCAACGAGTTCAATTGTCTCGTCATCCTAACAGACCGTATACATTAGATTATATCAAAGCAATTTGTGGAGATACGTTTATGGAGTTGCATGGAGACAGAAATGTTCGTGACGACAAAGCTATGATTGGTGGTTTAGGAAAAATCGGAAATCAGTCTTTTATGTTTATCGGCCAACAAAAAGGATACAATACTAAAACGCGTCAGTATCGTAATTTTGGTATGGCAAATCCTGAAGGATACCGTAAAGCCTTACGTTTAATGAAAATGGCTGAGAAGTTTGGAATTCCTGTAGTAACATTGTTAGATACTCCAGGTGCTTATCCAGGTTTAGAAGCAGAAGAACGCGGTCAAGGTGAAGCCATTGCAAGAAATATTTTTGAAATGACTCGTTTAAAAACTCCAATCATTACTATTGTTATTGGTGAAGGAGCTTCTGGAGGAGCATTAGGTATTGGAGTAGGAGATCGTGTTTACATGATGGAAAATACTTGGTATACTGTAATTTCTCCTGAATCTTGTTCTTCTATTTTATGGCGTAGTTGGGAGTTTAAAGAGCAAGCTGCAGCTGCTTTAAAATTAACTGGTGATGATATGAAAAAGTTAAAACTTATTGACGGAATCATTACCGAACCAGTTGGCGGAGCTCATGCAAACAGACAAGGAGCTTTCGAAGCCGTTCAAGAGCAAATTTTAAAAGCTTTTGATGAATTAAAAGATTTAGATGAAGTTAGCTTAATTTCCAAAAGAATGGATAAATATGCTAATATGGGAGTTTACAAAGAATAG
- a CDS encoding DMT family transporter encodes MSNQENRLKNYLLLHVIVFIWGFTAILGKLISIDAIPLVWYRMLIAVGFIGLYFVINNRSFTLTKRAALEFSITGVIIAVHWITFFKAIKVSNVSVALVTMSTGAFFTSLLEPIFFKRRVKLLEMILGLLVIFGLYIIFSFESKYTLGIIYALISAFLSSLFAVLNGLFVKKYEADSISFYQLFFGVACVTVYLAFSGSFTAEFFSLLGTDWVYLIILGSVCTAYAFIASVKVMKYLTPYTVMLTINLEPVYAIILALIIFGEKEEMNIEFYYGAFIVLFVVLLNGLVKNSSKIKKKLQR; translated from the coding sequence ATGTCAAATCAAGAAAATAGACTCAAAAACTACCTTTTATTACATGTAATCGTATTTATTTGGGGATTTACAGCCATATTAGGAAAGCTAATATCTATAGATGCCATTCCTTTAGTTTGGTATAGAATGCTTATTGCTGTTGGTTTTATAGGCTTATATTTTGTAATAAATAATAGATCTTTTACGCTCACTAAAAGAGCTGCTTTAGAATTTTCAATAACAGGAGTTATTATTGCTGTACATTGGATCACTTTTTTTAAAGCTATAAAGGTTTCCAATGTTTCTGTTGCTCTAGTAACCATGAGTACTGGTGCTTTTTTTACTTCTTTATTAGAACCAATATTTTTTAAACGAAGGGTTAAACTTTTAGAAATGATACTAGGGCTACTCGTAATTTTTGGTCTTTATATCATTTTTAGTTTTGAAAGTAAATATACTTTAGGGATTATTTATGCATTAATATCAGCATTTTTATCTTCTCTATTTGCAGTCTTAAACGGACTTTTTGTTAAAAAATACGAAGCTGATTCTATCTCATTTTATCAATTGTTTTTTGGAGTTGCCTGTGTAACAGTATATTTAGCTTTCTCAGGAAGTTTTACGGCTGAGTTTTTTAGTTTATTAGGAACAGATTGGGTTTATCTAATTATTTTAGGAAGTGTATGTACAGCTTATGCTTTTATCGCTTCTGTAAAAGTGATGAAATACTTAACACCGTACACAGTAATGTTAACAATAAACTTAGAGCCTGTATACGCAATTATACTAGCATTAATAATATTTGGAGAAAAAGAAGAAATGAATATAGAGTTCTATTATGGAGCGTTTATAGTGCTTTTTGTGGTATTATTAAATGGTCTAGTGAAAAATTCTTCAAAAATTAAAAAGAAATTACAACGATAA
- a CDS encoding LptF/LptG family permease, producing the protein MKILDWYILKRYLTTFLFTLLILIPIAVAIDIAEKIDKFLRNENLTFIEVVDDYYKNFIIYYANTFMPLALFLAVIVFTSRLANNTEIVAINSSQISFTRFLYPYFIGATIVTVIALGMNHYVVPSSSKTRKKFERTYLKKKRYQDQLVKEFSLQLNDSTYMFVQNYNLKTNSGSHFSTSIYEDRKLKFKLIADHIRWKDTIFKLQNWKARKIYKDRDSIWFGSSMDTLFSFTPKDFNYKSAMAQEMPSNELKEFIDISKKRGVKNLNAYWVELYKRTSLPLASYILTIIAVALAYKKRRGGIGVNLALGIAVMFIYVFFLKVAEVLGAVAGANSLLNVWMPNFVFGAYATYLYVKSRK; encoded by the coding sequence TTGAAAATACTCGATTGGTACATATTAAAACGTTATTTAACAACATTTCTGTTTACCCTGCTTATATTAATACCTATTGCAGTAGCTATAGATATAGCTGAAAAAATAGATAAGTTTTTAAGAAATGAAAATTTAACGTTTATAGAGGTAGTAGATGATTACTATAAAAACTTTATCATCTATTATGCAAATACTTTTATGCCGTTGGCATTATTTTTAGCAGTAATAGTTTTTACATCCAGATTAGCGAATAATACTGAAATAGTAGCAATTAATAGTTCACAAATTTCGTTTACACGTTTTCTATATCCATATTTTATAGGTGCTACTATCGTTACTGTAATCGCTTTAGGAATGAATCATTATGTAGTTCCAAGTAGTAGTAAAACTAGAAAAAAATTCGAAAGAACATATTTAAAGAAAAAACGTTATCAAGATCAGTTAGTTAAAGAGTTTAGTTTACAGCTTAACGATAGTACATACATGTTTGTTCAGAATTATAACTTAAAAACAAACTCGGGAAGTCATTTTTCAACTTCAATTTATGAAGACAGAAAGCTGAAATTTAAATTAATAGCAGATCATATCCGATGGAAGGACACTATTTTTAAATTACAAAATTGGAAAGCTAGAAAAATTTACAAAGACAGAGACAGCATTTGGTTCGGAAGTTCAATGGATACTTTGTTCAGTTTTACTCCAAAAGATTTCAACTATAAATCAGCAATGGCTCAAGAAATGCCATCGAATGAATTAAAAGAGTTTATTGATATTTCTAAAAAACGAGGAGTAAAAAATTTAAATGCTTATTGGGTAGAATTATATAAAAGAACTAGTTTACCACTAGCATCATACATTCTAACTATTATAGCCGTAGCATTAGCATATAAGAAAAGAAGAGGAGGAATAGGAGTAAATTTAGCATTAGGAATTGCAGTTATGTTTATTTATGTATTCTTCTTAAAAGTAGCTGAAGTTTTAGGTGCTGTAGCAGGAGCAAACTCATTACTTAATGTTTGGATGCCGAATTTTGTCTTCGGTGCATACGCCACTTACCTTTATGTCAAATCAAGAAAATAG